Genomic DNA from Magnolia sinica isolate HGM2019 chromosome 4, MsV1, whole genome shotgun sequence:
AGGGTTGGCAATGGGCTTGGTTGCAAGGGCCTAGTGGCCTGACCCGCTTTTGTGGTGGGCTTGGGCCAAGCTAGAAGGTAGGGCTAAAAGCCAGGCGCGtcaggttgggttggtgctcaaccctagtataacccaaggttcctatacctcaaccctaatccaATCCAACGCAATTTCGgtttaggaattctcaacccaagcctatttatttttttgtacctataattttattaattatatatatagttatttctcgtaaagaacttcattttttcctaaacaaacaagttaaaatataggacaaccatTCCTTTTTAAGTTGCACCGTGGGCCGTGGCACacaattttattatatatatatatatatatatatatatatatatatatataaaattttattttaaaatatttttataaaatcaatattttataagaagaaatccagtgtatcttgttagcttgagtaagAAATCCATAGCTTcatggaaatgatgtggaccaatgaaacctaaCGGTTCTTATGCTTTCAAGTTCAAGacagacaatccacactcaactataatttataagtaacttatataccAGGTGGGTTCAGATCGGTTGGGCAAGACCTCAACCCAGACTCAAGTTTTAttaggtgggtgttttatagccCAATCCCCAGATGGAACCCCATACATtttgcctgagcccaacccaatgtcgtgTAGGTCTATGCCTACGACATCCAGCAGAGTCAGCATATGGGTtttgggcgcggcttcggtggatcactGGATCCACAGGGGTGGGTggattcctgactgtggggccgaGCGTGATTTATATTTTCcgtacatccatgccattcatccgttttgacatctcattttagatcatggatccaaaaatgaagcatatccaaatctcaggaggaccccaccataggaagctgtggtgattgaatacccaccgttaaaaacttcttacgagcCACTgaaacgtttatttgtcatccaacctgttgataaggaccAAACAAACATCAGATTTTAATgatcaataaccactgtttcctgtggtgaggtaAACCTGAGatgtgtatctgcttcatttttgggacaaggacctaaaataatctgtcaaaacgtatgaatggcgtggatgtaggccacacagtcagggatccaccgatgCCGTGCCCATGGGCTTTAGGCGAGTGTATGTTTATGAAGAGAGGAAGCGAAAAACTCAGGAGTCAAGAAGGCCACAACAAAGTTGTGTGTTTTAGGTATGACTGGACATTGATCCTGTGGTGAAtcccacaggagttttggatacggatgatttttggatGTACGGTGAAGAATGGAAAGCTCGCCAGATGCACGGTGCGGATTTCACATAAAATATCACGGGTGAGCCCCGTACACATCACCATATTACACTTTTgaacattccttacaacaccctcCTTTTCGGACCGAAATCCACTGTTTTAGGCAGTGAGAAACCgcgaggggcccaccttgatatacttttTACATATCAACGCCTTCAATctgtttttacatctcatttaAGGACTCGATCTCAAAcgtaagaagatccaaatctccggtgcgccacaccactagaaacagtgacaaATGACAGTTAGAAactttttgtattttcccttcatgcagCTCTTCTTGAcataatcaagaggttggatggcaaataaacattacgattagccctttggaatttttaatggtgacgcACTCAaacaccactttttcctgtggtgtggtccacttaagatctagatctttttaatttttcggACCacctcctaaaatgggctggagaaatggatggacggcgtggatatacaacatatcatcaaggtggggtattacccgagtaacacctaatccgcttcccaaaatctgtggggcccaccagttgtacacgtaaatccactccatccatcatgttctATCCTCGATTCTAGGACCTAAACTAGAGAAATCAGCCAGATCCAGAACTAAGTTGGGCTACACCACAAGAACAATGGGAATTCAATGTCTACATAAGTTTGTGTGTGGGGGCAATCGTagtgtatatctttcatcaaacctattcatGAGGTGTAATCCACTAGGATGAAgcaaatatacaaaaatcagcatGGCCCAAAATTCAGTCGAGCCACACCACCTGAACTAACAGGTTTTAGCAGCAGTTTCTCATTGttcccgttggtgtggcccatgaagCTCTTCTTATATTGTGCTGATGTTTTGCATGCACGGTTCAAATGAGGGTTCTCACccgatggacggggtagatttacATGCacgatatggtgggcccacatattataCCCAGCTGCAGTACCCTATTTCGGTCCTCAAGAAGTAGAAATTTGTACTAAGTCCATTacgaaaagtaaaaaaaaaaagaaagaaaagaaaaggagcgTACGTATAAACTAAGTCGGGTGTGAACATAAAAAAACCAAAAGACTAGCATTTCATTGGAGGAAGGTCGTTCAGGTGCTTTTGACCCGGCTCCACCGACTCAGCCGGCTTGAAAACCCGGCTCCCGAAAAGCAAGAACCCGATCGCGTGTCCGGCGACGGCCACAATAAGGACGCCCGCGTTGAATGACATGATGGCCAGCATGACCATGTAAGCGAGCCCGATCCGGAGCGCGTGGAGGCCGGTCTGGGCCAGGCCGGCGGAAACCCGGTTCGTGCCGGGTCGGATGAGGCGGGAGCCGGACAGCCACTCGACCGTGACGGAGAGAACGAAGACGAAGAAGAGGGCGAGAACGTACATGGAGAGGCTGTGGCCTGGCCATCCCGAGAAGAGAATCTCAACGTCCTTCCCCCAGAAGAATGTCATGTGCATCATCATCTTGTTCTTCTTGTGGGGCATCGACATCATCCCATCGTTCATCCCATCACCCATGCCTCCATGATCACCCATTCCAGCCATggattacagagagagagagagagagagagagagagaggggattttGGGAATTTCGATTTGGGCTTGGGTATTGGAGATGGGCAGAAATCGAGGCTGGGTCAGTGAGAGGCGTGGAGATTGAGGTGGTTTGATGGGTTAATAAatgggagttatatgatactctggctgcctatgattcttgatacgcaggcactcagaccTTGTATACGTTCCGTAGATAAACACATATTAGTCCGACTAAATTCCGTAATCCACTGTCTTGAGATCATATCCCCAAAATCGTATTTTTTAAACCATACTGATCTTTGATTTATGGACACTAATTTTCTGAAGGACCATtggatttctttttcatttctaaatgTCAATTATGCAATAGTCAGTTAATCAAGCTTAATTTTTGGTCCACGATATATATAAACTGGGAACTATAAATTGGACTGATTAATTTGAGTAAGTTGTATGCTACAAATGCAATTTCTatgtaatttttaagtgcctgcgtatcaaccatcgaAGTCTGCCAGTGTATCAAAGTTTTTATCATTAGGAAAGGAAGAtggctttgatactctggcatactGCCATGGGATATGTTGGCaatttgtacacgtggcaaatATTGACACGCATTGGAATAATATCTCATTCTTACATTTATGACAAACGGAAATTGTGATTATTTGATCATCTAAATATTGGACGGGTGATAGATGATACGCACGCACTTAAAAAAATGCACACGTGGGAGTCAAATTAAAATGTCTAAATTTCGTTAAACAGTATACATGTATTATAATTAGAAAATTAATCTTATTTCATTACCGGACCATTGGATCGATGAACATTCATTGGACgattaaaaataaacaaaatccaacggtccacGAATCAAATGTTCTCATTGTTCATCCAATTTGAAACATTTTATTGTGAATGGGCGACAGTggaattcataatataattggtTTATTTGACTTAATGCGTGCCACGTGTACATTTTCGGAgaggaatggattggctactcccccttacaccagccaatggctgatggtcggtgctatgtgggccccaccatgatgtatgtgtttcatccatgccatccatctgtttataaagatcattttatgatatgagtcgaaaaatgaagtatataaaaatctcaaatggaccacattataggaaacagtgttgaataagggtagaccattaaaaacattttgggggcataaaagttttggatcaagctgatatttgttttttctcttaatcttggcttgtatgacctaatcaacagattggatgtcaaataaacggtatagtgggccttaggatgattttaatggttaatatccaattactattgttttcatgtggtgtggtccgcctgagatttatatccctctcatttttgggatcaagcaataaaatgatctgtaaaaatggatgaacggaatggatgaaacatatacatcatggtggggcccacagagcaccaaccacccgccacggagctggtgtcagggggagtagccaatccgtttccatgtctGAGTGCCTGCTTATCAAGCGTCATGCGAAgcttgagtatcatataacttaCTCAGATAAAAAAAAGAGTCTGGTACTCAACTCGCAATGGAAAAGACAGGGTGGCGTACTGCGATCGGAAATGTGCATAGGACCACTCGCCTTGTATgtacatgaggtgggccacacttattttGTTCGATATGAACAGCTGGATATTAGTTTTAACATCCTTCAAACTGTTCATGTGTGGCCCAGTTATAAGCTGGTCGGCTTCTTTACTACTTACCAGGTTAGATAAATCTTCCGTCCTGTCATCATGGACAGTTAGGATCCCGCCACGTGTCGGTGCTTACACGTTCACCTGCTGGGATCCCAACCCACTTGCAGAGTGCGCTCGGCTTCGGTGGATCTCTGGATGTAGGCCCACCGTTATGTGTATGCCTTAAATCCAcgttgttcatccgttttttcagcatATTTAAGTGcacggttttaaaaaaaaatgaagaaaatacaaatctcaggtggaccacaccacaggaaacagtggtgattgactattaaaagttCTTATggaccacgaaagttttagattaagctgaaatttgtgtgatCCCTTCATCCTCGTCTTtctaaccttattaacaggttggatggcaaataaacattccggtggaaccCAAGAAGTTTTgatgtgggtattcaatcaccactgtttcctgtgctgtggtggtccacctaagatttaaatcttATTCATTCATGgtatcatgccctaacatgatattTAAAAGCGGATGAACGGAAATCTTATTCATttatgggatcatgccctaacatgatatttaaaagcggatgaacggcatggatgtaagttaagtacatcaaattgggccccacatttggggatccaccgaagctgcgtCCCTTGCGTAGTACCTTTCTCCAGatgagaactttgatactctcgaGAGTGTGATGATCATGCTCAGTCATGCGGCTACTGTATCGCATATATTAACctaatccaacccgtccaaacaTCGGGACCCACATTAGTTGGGCCGTAGCCAAAAATTCTACGATGTGCGGATAATCTCTTGCTAGTTTATTACTGGACACTTTGCGagtgaaaatttaaaatagtCAATGTTCTGAAGCGCGTAAGAAAATTACGTCCAATCATATCTGATTATAAGAAAGTTACCCATTTTCAGCGGGGCCCACTACACTGGCAGTTTGGATTCGGGCGAGTGCGTGCCACGTATGTGATAGGCTGATAGCTAAGTGCAAGCGGCgtggggaatggattggctactccccctgacaccagccattggctggtggtcggtgctatgtgggccacaccatgatgtatttgtttcatccatgccatccatctgtttttacagatcattttaccgtgcaagtccaaaaatgagttatatccaactctcaagtggaccacattacaggaaacagtgttgaatgagggtcgaccattaaaaacattttgggggccataaaagttatggatcaagctgatatttgttttttctattcatctgggcctgtatgacctaataaacagattggatgtcaaataaacagtacagtcggCCATAGGAGGagtttaatggttgatatccaatcactattgttttcatgtggtgtggtccacctgagatttatatccctctcatttttggtatcaagcaataaaatgatctttaaaaatggatgaacggaatgtatgaaacacatacctcatggtggggcccacagagcaccgaacaccagccacggagctggtgtcagagggagtagcgaatccgtttccAGCGGCGTGGCTCTCGTACTCTGACAGCGTATATGAAACGACTCCTCCAAAGCTAATAATCGCACTAGCATACCTCGCGCTAGGTAGTCACGGGTTTACTTTAGCAAACTGAGAGCCAAGTGGGTGGATCTTTCgtgagatccaacccgtccatcaggtaccatacttcatcttaaccattgaaaCCAAAAACAACATAGTAAAAATTTACAGATAGCCCACAACATACAAAAGTTTGGGATGTAACGTCCGCCGTTAGTTTTTATGACTCCAACCGTGGTGTTTATAcgctatccaatccattcatctgatgtccaTCAATGGGAATTACTCAAAAGTCAcattaaaccaaaaccaatgtGGGCCATGAGACGTGAATATAGAGATTTTATGTATAAAATTTCAGCTTGCCACCAGACGTCTGACTagcctgatttttaaaatctaGGCTAAAGAAGGGGCGATGTACCTGATGGACTGTGCGGATTTCATGAAAGCTAAGTCTTTTCTTAATAGAAAGTGACGTCGTAGGTATCTAACCTAGAAGACGTAAGCACGCGATTTCCATTTACTAAGACCGACTAGTCGGGAAGCAGGCGATTTCCATTTACTAAGGACCGACTAATCGGGGAAGAGGAAATATTCTGGTAAGTTAACAAGAGATGACGCTTttagtgtggttcatttgagctgaGCATTCGATCTTTCTAATTTTCTGGATTATCTTCTGAAATGAggtttcaaaatgtatggacggcgtggataatagacatacataactgtgggcctcacagagcccctgacaggaccgttcGATCCCTAGCTCGCTCCTGGTGGGGCTACTACCCATGCCCGGCTGCGTTTTTGTCGCCTTATCAAAAGGAAGACTCGTGGATATTGGCAAGCGTTCGGTTGCATCTTATATTTAACTGGACATTTTAATCCTTAACTAATCAGAAAATACCTCCCAGCTGGAAAGAAATTTTGAGATTGCCCAGGGACATTCTTGTAAAAGACACAACAGGAATTTCGTTTTCCGTCCCTTCCCGACCTTTTTCCGCCCAGTCACGGGTACGATTCGCTTTGGAGATTCTTTCCACGAAAGAGAGAAGAACTTTAATACTACAGTCACATATCATACGCAAGCATTTAGAAATTGGATACTTAGTCTAAATGTATTAAAGTCACATATCATACGCAAGCATTTAGAAATTGGATACTTAGTCTAAATcaaattaagtgggtcccaattcAGGCGTATGATGAACCAAAAACAACgtttatttaattatctgactATTTGTAggtatttattggacagttaaaaatgaaaaatatctttgGCTGCATTACCTAAGCCTTATCTTAATTAACTATAGTTGGTTACATGAATGTGTACCACGGCTCCATATCAAGTATAAGATCTACGGTTAAACTATGAGTCATCGAGTATTTTAAAATAATGATGAAACAATCCAATGGTTTTTTTTTGACAAACATTTGTTCAGAAACCAGAGATTAGGATCTCTTAACCAACCTGTTTTTGAGAAGGTGATTTGATTACGGTTGTTTCTACAAGTCAgttggtttgatttgagttagtgTATGTCATGCAGGGGTGCACCTGGTTTGGTTCAATCTGGTTCTCGGGTGAAATTGGAACCAATTAAATTGTTTTCAACAGTTTCAGAAAAACTACAACCAGACGGGGACCGTCGGCACCCTACAATCAAATTGAAAGCGGACGGTAAAAAATCAAGTCGGTTCCGGTTCAATTCTATGGTTTTGTTTTTCGCAGTGTAAacttttcatattttgtttttatGATCCTTTCGCGTTTCCAAAATGATTTTGATGTTAATGTCTGTTcttgttgtgatccatttgatgaatggtctaatattttatgctttaaaatttttaatatttattaacCAAGTTATCTGGTTTTAGGTTCATTCCATGGTCCAATTCGGCACAGAACTCCAAACCGAGAATAAAACTGAATTAACtgattctttgatttttgaaactCGAACTAGAATTGGAACTGGGGTACTTTAGAACCAAACCGAACCAAACCGTGCAGTCTGATCGGTTCTATTCAATTTACCGGTTTTATCGGTTCCGTGTTCGCTCGTAATACCATGTGTACAAATTCAAGTAGTGGCACATCAGGCGCCATACGGTGCATAGTATCAAATGAGTCACGAGGAAGACGTGTTACCGGATTTCATCATCCCGGCACGCGTTACAACATGGTAAGGATTCTAGGGACGCTGCTACGGTGGATAGCTGACTGTGGTACCACCTTGATGCACGTGccatacatccacgccgtccatcagttttaacaATTCATTTCAGGGCACGATCCAAAATAGAAGTAGATCTAatcgtggaccataccacagaaacagtgttgattgaccatacagctctttgtgaccttatcaactggcaAACAAACATTCCGGTAGGCccaaagaaggttttaatggtgggtatccaaTTACTaacgtttcctatggtgtggttcacccgaGACTTAGAAAATATACTGGAATTTAGGGAACTTGCCctgaaattatctttaaaaacggatggacggcatggatgtaaggaaaatgcatcgaggtgggccccgcaGTCAGGGACATCCACCGTAGTAGCATCCGGATTTGAGAGATCCAAGCCCATCATTATTTTCGGCTGACCTAACCCTCACGGCCTCACCCCTAAATCAGGCTTATGCCTGTCCATTTATCAGGAGGGCCACACTTGTGTGAGGAAACTAGACGACCAGAAAGAAAGTTCCCCAACGGACTTTATTCCACGTACGCGCATGGGAAACGCATGTGTCGCACTGCTAATTTCGCATTGAGGTTTGCTAATCCTTCAAGATGGCTCTGCATGTACCCAGAGGGCAGGCGTGTGtgttatccaagccatccgttaGGTTGACCATGAAGCATCTGAGCGGGCCAATGTGCTATCTGGATCAATGGATCACACTACACGTGTCCTTGTGAATGTAAGAGCTTTATAGATTATTGTTCACTGGTAGCATTGGACCGCTCCCTAATTTTTTCATACAGTGCTGGCCAAACATATCGACCCACCTCTTCAATTATTGTCCTTACGTTATCCATGATGAGGTCCATATGATTGAACGGTAAGATGAGCCCGAGTACTGGGCTATACTATTGATGGATGACCACAAGATAAATCACACTCGCTATATGACTGCAATCCAAGCCGAGTCAGGTCAACTCAAACTCGGACGAGTTTCTTGAAAACTCACGAGTTTCTAATAGTTTTTTGAATAATGTTTAATATTTAAAAGtacaaataatatataaataatgtcAAGTTGTGCTGAGTTGAGTGAGTTTTATTCTGCTGAGTTTTCCGAGTCAGGTCCAGTGTCTCTCAAAATTTGGCCAAGTTGACTCAGGCGAGTcaaagttattattattaattttttatttttgggttttcaAACTGCAATTTGGACAATCTTGACGGCCTGATAGCCCATCACAATACATGAATTTCTGGCCATTTTTCTTTACCATACActtttaatccattaattagataCATAagaatagagctgggcatgggatgacTCGACCCGGCAAAATCGACTCGTCTGAGTTGTTCAGACCCGACTCGATCCTtactgagtgggtgagtcgatttgAACCGAGTAGACTTTGTCCAATCTAAACTCAAATGAGTCGAGTTCGCGTCACCTAATAATTCGACTTGACCCAAATTCCAACTTGGTACTAACTCGACTTGATCTGAAACCTAACTCCTACATGCATATATAAAAATCCCCCAATTAACGTTTTAGATCTAAGATGTCGTGTAGCTGATGGAAGGTCTGCAATTCTGACAGGTGCACCTAAGTTTTGAGTTGCGATTTTAGCCTGTGGATACCCGCTACACCTGACCCAACTTGGTGCTGACTTGACCTGACTTGATACTTGTGATTGGGTcggagtcggatcggattagtcCATGCCAGACCCGGATTCGGATCAGGTCAgacatgctggacttggtaccaaGGCAGGTTGAGTTTAGattaggtctatttcaaaacagAATTGAGTTAGAGTCAGACCGAGGCCCTAACTCATCCGACTCAACACGATGTCCAGCTCTACATAAGAATACCAAACGGATATGATATTTTTCCAAATGTTGGCGGAGCCGTCTCCAAAATGGGTTTGCGTGGACGCCTTTATTAAACCTGTTTTACATACATCTAAACAACAATCAAGATCCAAACATATAAAAAAGCAAAACAAAGCAAGACATCAAAGTAACCAAGAATCCCCATACATTCCTCTTTTAACAACGGACGCAATCAGCACTTCTAGAGAGAGGAAGGCACACTCCCAAAACACAATGAACGGCAATGATGAAGATGTGGGCATCAGAGGGCACGATTGTGAACACAACGACATGAGCAAGTGAGATGTGTTCCAAATGCAAAGCGTATTTACTTTGTCAGTCGATTTTTTGAAAACCAATTCAATTGGGTTGGTTTTCAGCAAGCGGGCtttctaagggcccgtttgattttccaaatgcaGGGTAAATATCATGGAAATACCCCATTAATAcaatttcacctgtttgaaaatgCCATGGTATTCCTGCTTTGAAAAAGGGTCCAAAATGACTGCACAAATTTGTGGGCCTACCGTCATGTATATGACATGTCTgcattgtccatccgttttaccctaacattttgaagcatgagccgaaatttgaggaaaatccaacattcaagtgtcccacaccaaagtaaacagtggccccaagaagtttttaacgacacGTATTCGATTCTatttttactatggtgtggtccacttgaactttgaatctgcctcattttttggcttatgtccTAAATTCAGTTGGCTTAATAGATGGCCAGTGTGGATAATCTGGCAGCCTTCTGGATGCTTGCGTTGGAAAAAGCAAGAGCCAAATCAATATAAGATAATAATGAAGGTAATTACAATGTAAATAATTATTGCCCCTTTCCACTGCATTTGCATTTACCCGGTAAAATGCATTCAGATACACAATAGAAAGCCAGTTTAGCTCAAAATGGCATTTGGGTGTCAAATGCCCCTTTTAGGGTATGTCACTAGACTTAAAATGGGCTCTTGATGTTCTTTAAAAGCATTTCTAGCAAttttattatccatcatgtgtcCGTGACTTAAAAATATGACGATATGTTTaagttgtttttaattttttctataCGACTTATCTTGTTTTTATAAAAAGTAATTACCATCCATTCTATTATATGACAGACCATTCTCTTATGGCACACACATTCCATATAACTAATGTGTCGAAAGTGCAACCTACTAATACCTCATATCAACCTTTAGGGCTCATTTGGTACAgtggattagagggggtttcaaatcccctggttatTTGGCCAcaaaagtaactgggggtttcaaatccaggggtttccaatcccctctttgagggggtttgttaTCTCCTGTGAGAActtagattacacctaaaatcatttcaatatttGTAGGTGTAACAAGTGTGTCACTATAAACTatcattttattgggcacatgacccactaatgatgatcaacaccgtccaaacattgtccatataaatcagcaccgtccaaacattgtccaacatcgtccaaacattgttcatgtaaattagcactgtcgaaacattgtccatgtaaatcaatgattaaaaattattggttagtcactcagacatgatcttgtgcttgtggcccatctgggaCTAAGAAATTTATCATTTTCGAGTAAgatatatatttcagcgggcttatcactactattgtattaaaaattacatatctcaccaattagaaatattaaagttgatttaataattaaattcaaacccttataaaTATACTATGAATAGGTACTTTTCAATTAAAGTTGATTGTGCCAAACACATtgagaggattgcaaatccagagGGTTTCTAATCCTGGGGGTTTCGAATCCATGGGGTTTCAAGTCTACACTCTCAAACAATTTGGCcagcagattggaagggattggatggtattggaagggattgaaagttaaATATCGAGattagccgggcgtgccaaaGAGACTGGGTGATCTAATCCTGGGATATAGcgatcccatggatcttaagacaatccaccgacaacaccatcattacctttaaatcccatccaatccaccctaattcattcaaatttgtCTAGGATGTGTtaggttcgagggattggaaaggataggaaggt
This window encodes:
- the LOC131243864 gene encoding copper transporter 6-like translates to MAGMGDHGGMGDGMNDGMMSMPHKKNKMMMHMTFFWGKDVEILFSGWPGHSLSMYVLALFFVFVLSVTVEWLSGSRLIRPGTNRVSAGLAQTGLHALRIGLAYMVMLAIMSFNAGVLIVAVAGHAIGFLLFGSRVFKPAESVEPGQKHLNDLPPMKC